Proteins encoded by one window of Hylaeus volcanicus isolate JK05 chromosome 7, UHH_iyHylVolc1.0_haploid, whole genome shotgun sequence:
- the LOC128879377 gene encoding histone-lysine N-methyltransferase SETD1 yields the protein MNGMERHGHGHGHSHAHSHRHRHSHGNSQSISQNSNLSSKHSHTHVTHSQKDASAVQIPQKPRNYKLLVDPFLVKGATKLYRYDGMVPGDPTYPEVQPRDPRSQLTRIWTRLEQLDLPVPRFKIDSNYCGEPPPLEVTFCHLNDNIDKTFLTDMVQKFGIVEELTVYYHPLTNKHLGIARVIFESTKASKACVEKLNNTSVMGKVLRVFLDAFGEECKKIYDELTVEKKTEKKIEKETKSENDQGKQTPIEKIIPEERDDFRSNKKITSSIEKSRDTYVENSRYSKYRDYPTPSGSTGSDLGYGTAPSELNYSSNYSQNSTPATNYDFYYSGYHHQPSNNYLANIPQNLPQNLPMQQNSSLWWGGNTGPTGYASSSMWPVQHGTNLDNPNSNVVPITKASNAKMHHIPKKEKEKEKENQSATKISSGESPIETRKTLDLDTRIAMLLKDKAGGMAPPFLQFGSDSEDEKKSVNADNDMLSEPPSPFLSHEMYKSCFEKMRKRNKERWKIHENSINQLSVDEELGSVISSSEDEALLGSYSPAPDDIEPEPPKEPPPPPPPDDDRMSLSPLSSGDEKIEEVIAQTEPTSQLYPGAGYPGHLTHYPTSDMYHWPRPSQYPYPYGTTYLQSHYQPNTTSFSGAVGNHQGASYYPSFQSRLHAMANHNITKDNPQGPTINGVLNRVVNELKQILKKDFNKKMIENTAFKLFEVWWDEKKSEKSQNQGGDNTIVNNNGNKEESSKPQGISLLLEQATPLGFNYDGFGLGIRASMPKMPSFRRKNKAPSPIPQDEDSRQSDHGDTEIIESDSDLDLTSVQKVKRPITSLPSVSSSSSSSSSSTTSSSSSSSSSNECSSDEMSCNESSSSSNDNSDEEQDTDSRMSDQRPLACNSEDPDILTELAIQRSLDCPTPTGRETPIPNIKIKDVNSNEFPQFENEPSPISSPLRCENNKEEIEKINEKSFNEEHFEKSRAMNKDIEVKNVEDETQNIAKSTYTSPVKQEPRDMQKMENSAAEALITLAGQDNIIRHRSPGPLQPNIIRALQTMSAKYINDEPILKESEKIEMFSEIPTTDSEEESLEIRRLRYQAETDLRLNGQQSPSSPGSQASQVYMEHSYSLPPSQPEIPEFVVRVPPTPIKPVKMKSSKIIKLAKGKDKTHKVEKRKSNKYTKIHHQNHQNHEGEKENIQNEFVYEKYPQKVVQEPTITYKERDLMSEMAILYEFLTRGIDAEDVEYLRRSYEALLADDSQGYWLNDTHWVDHPATDIPSPAKRRKRDELRLHASGSARTEGYYKVDVREKAKHKHHYAQSIQRSNDIEDNNGPYAGGDGTMNGPKNNTKALTGKMQALSREARSNQRRLLTAFGIDTDSDLLKFNQLKFRKKQLKFAKSGIHDWGLFAMEPIAADEMVIEYVGQMVRPVVADLRESQYEATGIGSSYLFRIDLDTIIDATKCGNLARFINHSCNPNCYAKVITIESQKKIVIYSKQPIGVNEEITYDYKFPLEDDKIPCLCGAPQCRGTLN from the exons ATGAACGGAATGGAGAGACATGGGCATGGACATGGACACTCACATGCGCACTcgcatcgtcatcgtcattcACATGGGAATTCACAAAGTATATCCCAAAACTCAAATCTATCGTCGAAGCATAGCCACACCCATGTAACACACTCGCAGAAGGATGCATCTGCTGTACAAATACCTCAGAAACCAAGAAATTACAAGCTACTAGTTGATCCATTTTTAGTCAAAGGTGCAACAAAATTGTACAGATACGATGGTATGGTTCCAGGAGACCCAACTTATCCTGAAGTTCAACCTCGAGACCCCAGATCACAGTTAACAAGAATTTGGACTCGTTTAGAACAACTTGACCTGCCTGTACCTAGATTTAAAATTGACTCTAATTATTGCGGCGAACCACCTCCACTCGAAGTAACATTTTGCCATTTAAATGACAATATCGATAAGACTTTTTTAACAGACATGGTTCAAAAATTTGGAATTGTAGAAGAACTCACTGTTTATTATCATCCTTTAACTAACAAACATCTTGGAATTGCGAGAGTGATATTCGAAAGTACGAAAGCTTCGAAAGCATgtgtagaaaaattaaataatacatccGTGATGGGTAAAGTCTTAAGAGTGTTCCTCGATGCATTTGGAGAAGAATGTAAAAAGATCTATGACGAATTAactgtagaaaaaaaaacagaaaagaaaattgaaaaagaaacaaaatctgAAAACGATCAAGGAAAACAAACaccgattgaaaaaattattcctgAAGAAAGAGATGATTTCAGAAGTAACAAAAAGATAACATCAAGTATAGAAAAATCCAGAGATACGTATGTAGAAAACTCTAGATACAGCAAATATAGAGATTATCCTACGCCTAGTGGCAGTACTGGAAGCGATTTAGGCTATGGTACTGCACCCagtgaattaaattattctagtAATTATTCTCAAAATTCTACTCCAGCTACAAATTATGATTTCTATTATAGTGGTTATCATCATCAaccttcgaataattatttagcaAACATACCTCAGAATCTACCACAAAATCTTCCGATGCaacaaaattcaagtttaTGGTGGGGAGGTAACACAGGGCCAACAGGTTACGCGTCGTCTTCTATGTGGCCTGTGCAACACGGGACAAACTTAGATAATCCTAATTCTAATGTAGTTCCAATTACGAAGGCTTCTAATGCGAAAATGCATCATATtcctaaaaaagaaaaagaaaaagaaaaagaaaatcaaagtGCTACAAAAATCTCATCGGGTGAATCGCCAATAGAGACTCGTAAAACGTTAGACTTGGATACAAGAATTGCTATGCTATTAAAAGATAAAGCAGGAGGAATGGCACCACCCTTCTTACAGTTCGGTAGTGATTCCGAAGATGAGAAAAAGTCTGTCAATGCGGATAACGATATGCTTTCGGAACCACCAAGCCCTTTTCTTTCTCATGAAATGTATAAGTCATGTTTTGAAAAGATGAGGAAAAGGAATAAGGAACGTTGGAAAATACACGAAAATAGTATTAATCAACTTTCTGTTGACGAAGAATTAGGTAGTGTTATAAGTTCGAGCGAAGATGAAGCATTATTGGGAAGTTATAGTCCGGCTCCAGATGATATTGAACCAGAACCACCGAAAGAGCCACCACCTCCACCTCCACCCGATGACGATAGAATGTCATTAAGTCCATTAAGTTCAGGAGATGAAAAAATTGAGGAG gTTATAGCTCAAACAGAACCTACAAGTCAGTTGTATCCAGGAGCTGGTTATCCTGGACATCTTACCCATTATCCTACCAGTGATATGTACCATTGGCCACGACCATCGCAATATCCGTACCCTTATGGAACAACATACTTACAAAGCCATTATCAACCTAATACCACATCATTTTCTGGTGCAGTAGGAAATCATCAAGGAGCAAGCTATTATCCATCCTTCCAGTCACGGCTTCATGCTATGGCAAAtcataatattacaaaagatAATCCACag GGTCCTACTATTAATGGAGTATTAAACAGAGTTGTAAatgaattgaaacaaattttaaaaaaggattttaataagaaaatgattGAGAATACTGCGTTCAAACTGTTTGAAGTATGGTGGGATGAAAAGAAGTCTGAAAAAAGTCAAAATCAAGGAGGAGATAATactattgttaataataatggtAATAAAGAGGAAAGCTCGAAACCTCAAGGGATATCGTTGCTTTTAGAGCAAGCAACTCCGCTTGGATTTAATTATGATGGATTTGGGTTGGGCATTAGAGCTAGTATGCCAAAGATGCCTTCTTTCAGG CGCAAAAATAAAGCTCCAAGTCCAATACCACAAGATGAAGATAGTCGCCAATCTGATCATGGTGATACTGAAATCATAGAAAGTGATAGTGATCTTGACTTAACGTCGGTACAAAAGGTTAAAAGGCCAATTACTTCTCTTCCGAGTGTTtcatcatcgtcgtcgtcgtcgtcgtcgtcaacgacgtcgtcttcgtcgtcatcgtcatcatcAAACGAATGCAGTAGCGACGAAATGAGCTGCAATGAATCTTCTAGCAGTTCTAATGATAATTCCGATGAAGAA CAAGACACAGACAGTCGTATGTCAGATCAACGTCCTTTGGCTTGCAATAGCGAAGATCCTGATATTTTAACGGAACTTGCAATTCAAAGGTCGCTAGATTGTCCAACCCCAACTGGTAGAGAAACACCAATACcgaacattaaaataaaagatgtaaattcaaatgaattcccacaatttgaaaatgaaccCAGCCCCATATCATCTCCGCTAAGATGTGAAAAcaataaagaagaaatcgaaaaaataaatgagaaatctTTCAATGAagaacatttcgaaaaatctaGAGCAATGAATAAAGACATAGAAGTAAAGAATGTGGAAGATGAGACACAAAATATAGCGAAGAGTACGTATACTTCACCAGTAAAACAAGAACCTCGCGATAtgcaaaaaatggaaaattctgCAGCGGAAGCTTTAATAACGTTAGCTGGACaagataatattataagaCATCGGAGTCCAGGACCTTTACAACCAAATATTATTAGAGCTCTTCAAACTATGTCTGCTAAGTACATTAATGATGAACCGATATTAAAAGAATCGGAAAAGATTGAAATGTTTAGTGAAATACCTACTACCGATTCGGAGGAAGAAAGTTTAGAAATTAGAAGATTAAGGTATCAAGCTGAGACTGATCTTCGATTGAATGGTCAACAAAGTCCAAGTTCGCCTGGTTCGCAAGCTTCACAAGTATACATGGAACATTCTTATTCATTACCCCCATCACAACCAGAAATACCGGAGTTTGTAGTTCGTGTACCTCCGACACCAATAAAACCTGTAAAAATGAAGTCCTCGAAGATTATAAAACTGGCCAAGGGAAAAGATAAAACTCACAAAGTAGAAAAGcgaaaatctaataaatacACGAAGATACATCATCAAAATCATCAAAATCACgaaggagagaaagaaaatattcaaaatgaattcGTTTATGAAAAGTATCCTCAAAAAGTTGTCCAGGAACCAACGATAACATACAAAGAACGAGATCTTATGTCAGAAATGGCTATTTTGTACGAATTTTTAACTAGAGGTATAGATGCAGAGGATGTGGAATATTTAAGACGAAGTTACGAAGCTTTATTAGCCGATGACAGTCAAGGTTATTGGTTGAATGATACGCATTGGGTCGATCATCCTGCTACAGATATTCCAAGCCCTgcaaaacgaagaaaaagagacgAGCTTAGATTACACGCAAGTGGAAGTGCAAGAACTGAAGGATATTACAAAGTTGATGTGCGAGAAAAAGCTAAACATAAG caTCATTATGCGCAAAGTATACAGCGCAGTAATGATATCGAAGATAATAATGGCCCTTATGCGGGAGGTGATGGTACAATGAATGGTCCAAAAAATAACACTAAAGCGTTAACGGGTAAAATGCAAGCTCTGTCTCGTGAAGCTCGAAGTAATCAACGCCGCTTATTGACGGCTTTCGGTATCGACACCGATAGTGATCTTCTTAAATTCAATCAGTTGAAA TTCAGGAAAAAGCAGTTAAAATTCGCTAAATCTGGCATACACGATTGGGGTTTGTTTGCTATGGAACCAATTGCAGCTGATGAAATGGTTATTGAATATGTTGGTCAAATGGTTAGGCCAGTTGTTGCTGATTTAAGAGAGTCTCAATACGAAGCTACCGGAATAGGTAGTTCTTACCTTTTCCGTATTGACTTGGATACAATTATTGATGCAACGAAGTGTGGCAATTTAGCACGGTTCATTAATCACAGCTGCAAT CCGAATTGTTATGCAAAAGTAATCACAATCGAAAgccaaaagaaaattgtaatctaTAGTAAACAACCAATAGGAGTTAACGAAGAAATTACGTATGACTATAAATTTCCATTGGAGGATGACAAAATTCCTTGCCTATGTGGAGCCCCTCAATGTCGGGGTACCCTGAATTGA
- the LOC128879380 gene encoding cytochrome b-c1 complex subunit 6, mitochondrial, with amino-acid sequence MVLAFHFCSTIVILETRCIQLDILNSLIEYLCRIEINTTHKTMSFLKNFIKQYIPTVKAEDEELVDPQKILREKCALRKKCVFLQNQLTTCNDRVNSNSDTDETCIEELIDYVECVDHCVAETLFSKLK; translated from the exons ATGGTTCTagcttttcatttttgtagcACTATCGTTATATTGGAAACCCGTTGTATACAATTGGATATTCTCAATTCATTGATCGAATACCTGTGcagaattgaaataaacactACTCATAAAACTATGTCTTtcctgaaaaatttcattaaacagTACATCCCAACTGTGAAAGCAGAAGACGAAGAGTTGGTTGATCCTCAGAAAATACTCCGT GAAAAATGTGCTCTACGAAAAAAATGCGTTTTTTTGCAAAACCAACTGACAACATGTAACGATCGTGTCAATTCAAACAGTGATACAGACGAAACATGTATCGAAGAATTAATTGATTATGTAGAATGCGTAGATCATTGTGTAGCAGAAACACTTTTCAGTAAACTGAAATAA